The Myxococcota bacterium genome has a segment encoding these proteins:
- a CDS encoding cysteine desulfurase NifS, with the protein SGEALVEALDLEGIAVSTGAACHSGSTEPSPVLLAMGVPAELARAALRFSLGPGTTPAEIAAVLAVLPEIVARVRRARAA; encoded by the coding sequence TCGGGCGAGGCGCTGGTCGAGGCGCTCGACCTGGAGGGCATCGCGGTCTCGACCGGCGCCGCGTGTCACTCGGGCTCGACCGAGCCGTCGCCGGTGCTGCTCGCCATGGGCGTGCCGGCCGAGCTCGCGCGCGCCGCGCTGCGCTTCAGCCTGGGGCCCGGCACCACGCCGGCCGAGATCGCCGCCGTGCTGGCCGTGCTGCCCGAGATCGTCGCCCGCGTGCGGCGCGCGAGGGCCGCGTGA